One genomic segment of Ferrimonas sp. YFM includes these proteins:
- the fldA gene encoding flavodoxin FldA translates to MASVGLFFGSDTGNTEAVAKMIQKKLGGMCDVKDIAKSTKEEIDEFSLLLFGIPTWYYGEAQCDWDDFFPELEQIDFNDKLVAIFGCGDQEDYAEYFLDAMGMVGDIVRDRGGIIVGHTSTEGYEFEASKALVDDNTFIGLGIDEDRQPELTEARVDAWVKQIFEEMCLAELA, encoded by the coding sequence ATGGCAAGTGTAGGTCTGTTTTTTGGCAGTGACACCGGCAACACCGAAGCCGTGGCCAAGATGATCCAGAAGAAACTGGGCGGAATGTGCGACGTTAAAGACATCGCCAAGAGCACCAAGGAAGAGATTGACGAATTCAGCCTGCTGCTGTTCGGCATCCCCACCTGGTACTACGGTGAAGCCCAGTGCGATTGGGATGATTTCTTCCCCGAGCTGGAGCAGATCGACTTCAACGACAAGCTGGTAGCCATCTTCGGCTGCGGCGATCAGGAAGACTACGCCGAGTACTTCCTGGATGCCATGGGCATGGTGGGCGACATCGTTCGCGACCGTGGCGGCATCATCGTTGGTCACACCTCTACTGAAGGCTACGAGTTCGAAGCCTCCAAGGCCCTGGTGGACGACAACACCTTTATCGGCCTGGGCATCGACGAAGACCGTCAGCCCGAGCTGACCGAAGCCCGTGTTGACGCCTGGGTGAAGCAGATCTTCGAAGAGATGTGCCTGGCCGAGCTGGCTTAA